The Xiphias gladius isolate SHS-SW01 ecotype Sanya breed wild chromosome 9, ASM1685928v1, whole genome shotgun sequence genome window below encodes:
- the gpx9 gene encoding glutathione peroxidase 9 yields the protein MANKSVYDFSAETLDGQPVPLSNYMGKVLLIVNVATFUGSTIEEYHQLNALMEMFGDLSFTVLGFSCNQFGLQSPEVNHETLNILKYVRPGGGFVPKFPVFGKVEVNGLNEEPLFTYLKESLLYVNPVIGDTKKFYWSPIKVSDIRWNFEKFLITADGIPFRRYELHCPIEKVEKDIAELL from the exons ATGGCAAATAAATCAGTGTATGATTTCTCTGCTGAGACCCTGGATGGACAGCCCGTTCCGCTCAGTAACTACATGGGTAAGGTGCTTCTCATTGTCAACGTTGCCACCTTCTGAGGGTCAACAATAGAGGAG TACCACCAACTGAATGCACTGATGGAAATGTTTGGTGACCTCAGCTTCACTGTCTTAGGATTCTCCTGCAACCAATTTGGTCTCCAGTCACCTG AGGTGAATCATGAAACCCTCAATATTCTGAAGTATGTGAGACCTGGTGGGGGGTTTGTGCCAAAGTTTCCGGTCTTTGGTAAGGTTGAGGTGAATGGGTTAAACGAAGAGCCTCTTTTCACCTATCTAAAG GAATCCTTGCTGTATGTGAACCCTGTTATTGGAGATACAAAGAAATTCTACTGGTCGCCAATCAAAGTCAGTGACATTCGGTGGAATTTTGAGAAGTTTCTCATTACTGCAGACGGCATACCCTTCAGAAG GTATGAACTTCACTGCCCCATTGAGAAAGTGGAGAAGGACATAGCAGAACTTCTCTGA
- the fbxl15 gene encoding F-box/LRR-repeat protein 15 encodes MGEEAKMRTCHLLDLPWEDVLVPHILCHLPLQHLVSLQRVSKQFHSLIQVYLANCRTFDLSPIGPCIPKEAFCSMLKDNKVLQSLSLQNCSDWVTDKELLPVIGQNQHLQRVDMSGCVWLTRHSLVAVSLSCMHLQHLGLAHCEWVDSLSLRSLADHCGGLQSIDLTACRQLKDDAICYLAKKCLKLRSLSLAVNANVTDESVEEVAKNCRGLEQLDLTGCLRVRNQSIRTLAEYCPKLQSLKVNHCHNVTESSLDPLRKRNVVIDVEPPLQRALVLLQDVLGFAPFINLQI; translated from the exons ATGGGTGAAGAAGCTAAGATGCGAAC ATGTCATCTTTTGGACCTGCCCTGGGAAGACGTGCTTGTTCCACATATATTGTGCCATTTGCCGCTGCAACACCTGGTCAGCCTGCAGAGGGTGAGCAAGCAGTTCCACAGCCTCATCCAGGTCTATCTGGCCAACTGCAGGACATTCGATCTGTCCCCG ATTGGACCATGCATTCCCAAGGAAGCATTTTGCTCCATGTTAAAGGACAACAAAGTTCTCCAGAGCCTGTCACTTCAGAACTGTTCGGACTGGGTGACCGACAAGGAGCTGCTGCCAGTTATCGGCCAGAACCAGCATTTGCAGAGAGTGGACATGAGCGGGTGTGTTTGGCTCACCCGCCACTCCCTGGTGGCTGTGTCCTTGAGCTGCATGCACCTCCAGCACCTCGGCCTGGCGCACTGCGAGTGGGTGGACAGCCTGTCCCTGCGCAGCCTGGCTGACCACTGCGGGGGGCTGCAGTCGATTGACCTCACCGCCTGCCGCCAGCTCAAGGACGACGCCATCTGCTACCTGGCCAAAAAGTGTTTGAAGTTGAGGTCTCTATCTTTGGCAGTCAATGCCAACGTCACTGACGAGTCGGTGGAGGAGGTGGCCAAGAACTGCAGGGGCCTGGAGCAGCTGGACCTGACAGGTTGCCTGAGGGTTAGAAACCAATCCATCAG GACTCTTGCAGAGTACTGCCCAAAGCTGCAGTCCCTGAAGGTGAATCACTGCCACAATGTGACAGAGTCAAGCCTCGATCCTCTACGGAAGCGCAATGTTGTGATAGATGTTGAGCCGCCCTTACAGAGGGCTCTGGTACTTCTTCAGGATGTGCTGGGGTTCGCTCCCTTTATCAATCTCCAGATATAG
- the ndufb8 gene encoding NADH dehydrogenase [ubiquinone] 1 beta subcomplex subunit 8, mitochondrial, with the protein MRASYSVRHQQQPVNMAGVGFRRWAQALSKGKGSGISALLSGCRAASGVTKDSLPGPYPKTPEERAAAAKKYNMRVEDYEPYPDNGEGYGDYPKLADRSQHERDPWYQWDHPDLRRNWGEPMHWNFDMYIRNRVDTSPSPVSWSTMCKQLFGFIGFMLFMFYVGEKFPSYQPVAAKQYPYNDLYLEKGGDPEKQPEEVKHYEI; encoded by the exons ATGCGTGCTTCTTATTCTGTCAgacatcagcagcagccagtAAACATGGCTGGTGTTGGTTTCCGACGGTGGGCCCAAGCTCTCAGTAAAGGCAAAGGATCTGGCATTTCAGCCCTTCTGTCAGGATGCAGAGCGG CCTCTGGTGTGACAAAGGATAGTCTACCTGGTCCGTACCCGAAGACCCCAGAGGAGCGAGCTGCTGCAGCAAAAAAGTACAACATGAGGGTCGAAGACTATGAACCATATCCTGACAACGGAGAGgg GTATGGTGACTACCCAAAGCTAGCTGATAGATCTCAGCACGAGAGAGACCCCTGGTACCAATGGGACCACCCTGACCTGAGGAGGAACTGGGGAGAGCCG ATGCACTGGAATTTTGACATGTACATCAGGAACCGTGTGGATACATCGCCCAGCCCTGTGTCCTGGTCCACAATGTGCAAACAACTGTTTGGTTTCATCGGGTTCATGTTGTTTATGTTCTACGTTGGGGAGAAATTCCCATCCTACCAACCTGTT GCAGCTAAACAGTATCCCTACAATGACCTGTATTTGGAGAAAGGAGGAGATCCTGAAAAACAACCGGAGGAAGTCAAGCATTATGAAATCTAA